In Oncorhynchus clarkii lewisi isolate Uvic-CL-2024 chromosome 2, UVic_Ocla_1.0, whole genome shotgun sequence, one DNA window encodes the following:
- the LOC139371424 gene encoding nuclear transport factor 2-like isoform X1, with amino-acid sequence MGEKPIWEQIGSSFVQHYYQLFDTDRTQLGAIYIDASCLTWEGQQFQGKAAIVEKLSTLPFLKIAHSITAQDHQPTPDSCIMSMVVGQLKADEDPVMGFHQSFILKNINDAWVCTNDMFRLALHNFG; translated from the exons ATGGGGGAAAAGCCAATTTGGGAACAGATAGGATCCAGCTTTGTGCAACATTACTACCAGCTCTTTGACACTGACAGGACCCAGCTTGGAGCAATATAT ATTGATGCATCATGCCTTACGTGGGAAGGACAGCAATTCCAGGGAAAGGCAGCAATTGTTGAGAAACTTTCT ACTCTCCCCTTCTTAAAAATTGCTCACAGTATAACAGCACAAGACCACCAGCCCACCCCTGACAGCTGCATAATGAGTATGGTAGTAGGACAACTAAAA GCCGATGAGGACCCCGTCATGGGATTTCATCAGAGTTTCATCCTGAAAAACATTAATGATGCTTGGGTATGCACCAATGACATGTTCCGGCTCGCGCTGCACAATTTCGGCTAA
- the LOC139371424 gene encoding nuclear transport factor 2-like isoform X2 — protein MLPEVGLGCQIDASCLTWEGQQFQGKAAIVEKLSTLPFLKIAHSITAQDHQPTPDSCIMSMVVGQLKADEDPVMGFHQSFILKNINDAWVCTNDMFRLALHNFG, from the exons atgttacctgaagtgggtctagggtgtcag ATTGATGCATCATGCCTTACGTGGGAAGGACAGCAATTCCAGGGAAAGGCAGCAATTGTTGAGAAACTTTCT ACTCTCCCCTTCTTAAAAATTGCTCACAGTATAACAGCACAAGACCACCAGCCCACCCCTGACAGCTGCATAATGAGTATGGTAGTAGGACAACTAAAA GCCGATGAGGACCCCGTCATGGGATTTCATCAGAGTTTCATCCTGAAAAACATTAATGATGCTTGGGTATGCACCAATGACATGTTCCGGCTCGCGCTGCACAATTTCGGCTAA